A single genomic interval of Hymenobacter gelipurpurascens harbors:
- a CDS encoding SDR family oxidoreductase yields the protein MSENFSLQGKVIVVTGGTGILGQSFIDGIVEAGGTVGILGRNAEVAQQRAQAINEQGGRALALVADVLEEDQLRAACQQLMQAYGRIDGLVNAAGGNGPDGVLDPAEDVFKMNLAGMKRVMDLNIWGAVLPTQVFGEAMSQSGDRGSIVNISSMNSKRAITKVLGYNMGKAALDCYNQWFAVEMANRYGDKLRMNALAPGFFLTEQNRSLLTTPEGGFTARGELVIKQTPFKRFGHPDELKGALVWLLSDASQFVTGSMICVDGGFSIFGGV from the coding sequence ATGAGTGAGAATTTTTCGCTGCAAGGCAAAGTAATCGTAGTAACCGGCGGAACCGGTATTCTAGGCCAGTCCTTTATCGATGGAATTGTGGAAGCCGGCGGTACCGTGGGTATTCTGGGCCGCAACGCCGAAGTGGCTCAGCAGCGGGCCCAGGCCATCAATGAGCAGGGGGGGCGGGCCCTGGCGCTGGTGGCCGATGTGCTGGAAGAAGACCAGCTGCGCGCCGCCTGCCAGCAGCTCATGCAGGCCTACGGCCGCATCGATGGGCTGGTGAATGCCGCCGGCGGCAACGGTCCCGATGGAGTGCTCGACCCCGCCGAGGACGTGTTCAAGATGAACCTAGCCGGCATGAAGCGGGTGATGGACCTCAACATCTGGGGAGCCGTTTTGCCCACGCAGGTATTTGGCGAGGCCATGTCGCAGTCCGGTGACCGGGGCAGCATCGTGAATATCTCCTCCATGAACTCCAAGCGCGCTATTACCAAGGTGCTGGGCTACAACATGGGCAAAGCGGCCCTGGACTGCTACAACCAGTGGTTTGCGGTGGAAATGGCCAACCGCTACGGCGACAAGCTGCGCATGAATGCCCTGGCCCCCGGCTTTTTCCTGACCGAGCAAAACCGCAGCCTGCTCACCACCCCCGAAGGCGGCTTCACGGCCCGCGGTGAGCTGGTGATCAAGCAGACCCCTTTCAAGCGCTTCGGCCACCCCGACGAACTCAAGGGCGCCCTGGTGTGGCTGCTCAGCGACGCCTCGCAGTTTGTGACCGGTTCCATGATTTGCGTAGATGGCGGATTCTCCATCTTTGGCGGCGTCTAA
- a CDS encoding alginate lyase family protein, producing MRISSKLVRGLVLGGILALTGAAQVAPVTPFLLLDPAALAAYKKAYQRGGKAEAQQVSGLVAKASEALKHGPYTITTKQRVPPSGDKHDYISQAPYWWPDPSKPDGKPYLQKDGLLNPEVKALKDGENLSGLCRDVQALGLGYYFSGNEQYAAHAAKLLRVFFLDAATRMNPNLNYGQGIPGMFEGRSFGIIETRHLVNIPDALALMSGSKSITPELVSSLKQWYTQYNQWLTTSKIGREEGSNKNNHGTFHDVQVVDFALFTGNQALAKQTLESQTLPRIPVQFAPDGSQPLELARTRPWNYVSMNLQGWVQLAVLARHVGLDLWQYRTPDGRGLAPAVAWFQPYLLRQKQMEKADAVPAGNTTILTIYHQAGPQYPSLPTDKVFALYPEFVRTPWAL from the coding sequence ATGCGCATCTCCAGTAAGTTGGTGCGGGGGCTGGTGCTGGGTGGAATACTAGCGCTAACCGGAGCCGCTCAGGTGGCTCCCGTTACGCCCTTCCTCCTCCTCGACCCCGCGGCCCTGGCAGCCTACAAAAAGGCCTACCAGCGGGGCGGCAAGGCCGAGGCCCAGCAAGTGAGTGGTCTGGTGGCCAAAGCCAGCGAAGCCCTCAAGCACGGCCCCTACACCATCACGACCAAGCAGCGGGTGCCGCCCAGCGGCGACAAGCACGACTACATCTCCCAGGCTCCCTACTGGTGGCCCGACCCAAGCAAGCCCGACGGCAAGCCCTACCTGCAGAAGGATGGCCTGCTGAACCCGGAAGTGAAGGCCCTCAAGGACGGCGAAAACCTGAGCGGCCTGTGCCGCGACGTGCAGGCACTGGGCCTGGGCTATTACTTTTCGGGCAATGAGCAGTACGCCGCCCACGCCGCCAAGCTGCTGCGCGTGTTCTTCCTCGACGCGGCCACCCGCATGAATCCCAACCTGAATTATGGGCAGGGCATCCCGGGCATGTTTGAAGGGCGCAGCTTCGGTATTATTGAGACGCGCCATCTGGTGAATATCCCCGATGCGCTGGCCTTGATGAGCGGCAGCAAGAGCATCACGCCTGAGCTGGTGAGCAGCCTCAAGCAGTGGTACACCCAATACAATCAATGGCTTACCACCAGCAAGATTGGCCGGGAAGAGGGCAGCAACAAAAACAACCACGGCACTTTTCATGATGTGCAGGTGGTGGACTTTGCCCTGTTCACGGGTAACCAGGCCCTGGCCAAGCAAACGCTGGAAAGCCAGACCCTGCCGCGCATCCCCGTGCAGTTTGCCCCCGATGGGTCGCAGCCTTTGGAGCTGGCCCGCACCCGCCCCTGGAACTACGTGTCCATGAACCTGCAGGGATGGGTGCAGTTGGCCGTGCTGGCCCGCCACGTGGGCCTGGACCTCTGGCAGTACCGCACCCCCGATGGTCGGGGACTGGCTCCGGCCGTGGCGTGGTTTCAGCCCTACCTGCTGCGCCAGAAGCAAATGGAGAAGGCCGATGCCGTACCTGCCGGCAATACCACCATTCTCACTATTTACCACCAGGCGGGGCCTCAGTACCCGAGCCTGCCGACGGATAAGGTTTTTGCTTTGTACCCCGAATTTGTACGTACGCCCTGGGCCCTGTAA
- a CDS encoding RagB/SusD family nutrient uptake outer membrane protein has translation MKKSILFLSLLTLGLASCEKFLEEKPYDFLSSENFYQNEGDAVAGLNGVFNALLPQTYFGRTGWQVTELPGELIRVGSSTDERAQLSRFTFTATNTEINSWWTNSYRMINRANDVIEKVPAITMDEARKNNIIGNARFLRAMGYFDLVRSFGDVPLVLATVKGPTEDLRPPRTPIAQVYEQIIADLKFAEENCFPENKIAAGEKGRVSSGAAAALLAKVYVTRATTAAATPSDNQSGLDACNRVIDSKLYSLLPVYGDVFNPDKENGPEHIFSIQFDLPPNTGSIIVRQFLPSQLQGLGTFTVEDSLVRSYAANDARRAWNISNQAGTTTLPRYYFNKFRDDKRIGNDSRANYLITRYADILLLQSEALNNLNPGNPLKYQGINQVRVRAGLAPIPTTKVTTKDAFVDLLVRERGWELVQEGHRYFDLVRLKRLKQREKAVFNRDIDDKYFLFPIPQPELILNPNLTQNPGY, from the coding sequence ATGAAAAAGTCGATCCTGTTTTTAAGCTTGCTTACCCTGGGCCTGGCTTCCTGCGAGAAGTTCCTGGAGGAGAAGCCCTATGATTTCCTTTCCAGTGAAAACTTTTACCAGAATGAGGGCGATGCCGTGGCCGGCCTCAACGGGGTGTTCAACGCTCTGCTGCCCCAAACCTACTTCGGTCGCACGGGCTGGCAGGTGACGGAGCTGCCCGGGGAGCTGATCCGCGTGGGTTCCTCGACTGATGAGCGGGCTCAGCTTTCGCGCTTCACCTTCACGGCCACCAACACCGAAATCAACAGCTGGTGGACCAACTCCTACCGGATGATCAACCGGGCCAATGATGTGATTGAGAAGGTGCCCGCCATCACGATGGATGAGGCCCGCAAAAACAACATCATCGGCAATGCGCGCTTCCTGCGGGCCATGGGCTACTTCGACCTCGTGCGGAGCTTCGGCGATGTGCCCCTGGTGCTGGCTACGGTGAAGGGCCCTACCGAAGATCTGCGCCCACCCCGCACTCCCATTGCCCAGGTGTACGAGCAGATTATTGCCGACCTGAAGTTTGCGGAGGAAAACTGCTTTCCTGAAAACAAGATTGCGGCCGGCGAGAAAGGACGCGTGTCCAGCGGCGCCGCGGCAGCCTTGCTGGCCAAGGTGTACGTAACGCGGGCTACCACGGCTGCCGCCACCCCCAGCGACAACCAGAGTGGCCTGGACGCCTGCAATCGGGTAATCGACTCCAAGCTCTACAGCCTGCTGCCGGTGTACGGCGACGTGTTCAACCCCGACAAGGAAAACGGCCCCGAGCACATCTTCTCCATTCAATTTGACTTGCCCCCGAACACGGGCAGCATCATCGTGCGCCAGTTTCTGCCCTCCCAGCTGCAGGGCCTGGGCACCTTTACCGTGGAAGACAGCCTGGTGCGCTCCTATGCTGCCAACGACGCGCGCCGGGCCTGGAACATCAGCAACCAGGCCGGCACCACCACCCTGCCCCGCTACTACTTCAACAAGTTCCGCGACGACAAGCGCATCGGCAACGACTCCCGGGCCAACTACCTGATTACCCGCTACGCCGACATTCTGCTGCTGCAGTCGGAGGCGCTCAACAACCTGAACCCGGGCAACCCCCTCAAGTACCAGGGCATCAACCAGGTGCGGGTGCGGGCCGGTCTGGCGCCTATCCCTACCACTAAGGTAACGACCAAGGATGCCTTCGTAGACCTGCTGGTGCGCGAGAGAGGGTGGGAGCTGGTGCAGGAAGGCCACCGCTATTTTGACTTGGTGCGCCTTAAGCGCCTGAAGCAGCGCGAGAAGGCCGTGTTCAACCGCGACATCGACGACAAGTACTTCCTGTTCCCGATTCCGCAGCCCGAGCTGATTCTCAACCCCAACCTGACCCAAAACCCCGGCTACTAA
- a CDS encoding SusC/RagA family TonB-linked outer membrane protein → MHTRTLLLLPLALGASFAAHAQTRQVSGTVLSAGDRSPLPGVSVVIKGTTTGTSTDGDGKFTLPVPADSNPTLVMSFVGFEPMEVKVGSDGTLPAVQLKEKSTNLNEVVVVGYGSQRKRDITGSVASISAEQVAETPIARADQILQGRVSGVQVTQTNSEPGGNVSIRIRGTNSINTGNEPLFVVDGFPGAGDLNSINPSDIESIEVLKDASATAIYGSRGANGVVLITTKKGKVGKGTVNFEAYTGVQIVRHKYELMNAKEFATYLNDVNSGSTTLPQPYTQEQIDELGEGTDWQSEILRRARMSNYQLGFNGGTEETRYNLSFNYFDQEGIILNSGFQRGTVRLNLDKKISSKLNFNFSSQLAGTFEKRAFVNSQGGSFGGALLDALRFSPINPVRDANGEYTYSNTPLPYVEDVGNPVAFAMKTKDQRTVARGLVNVAANYELMPGLTLRISGGLDYNNQQTNVYRPSDVFLGRLTGGSANRAQTNRYSWLNENTLTYDKKIDENNALNAVVGLSEQQFYGNDFSSAANNFFTNTLGSDNLALGANIQTPNSGRYTNTLASYFGRVNYRLFEKYLFTVTMRADGSSRFGRNNKWGYFPSAAFAYRLIDEKFMSGFTFLSDLKLRLGYGITGNQEINNYQSLARYDVGSYAAGSTRLVGLVPANILNPDLRWESTAASNVGIDVAFLENRISVTADAYYKKTTDLLLRVATPRTTGYGDILLNAGSVENKGFEFALNTTNFDNKKFSWKTNLNFSLNRNKVLDLYSVSELPVGQSSSSLFVGAGLGNTSILREGEPIGSFYGYQFGGIWQTQEEITASGTKTAVRPGDPRYIDQNGDGQITAADRVIIGRAQPKFIYGLTNGFTYGGFNLSVFIQGVQGSDVLNLNRYELESGITTTNKLKTVVDRWTPTNPSNTIPRAGSTIRRSTGIVSDVIEDGSFVRLKTVTLGYSLPKFSTVVKSASVYVTAQNLVTLTKYTGYDPEVNSFGRDNLSLNTDYNAFPSTRTFIAGVRIGF, encoded by the coding sequence ATGCATACTCGTACGCTGCTGCTACTCCCTTTGGCATTGGGAGCAAGCTTCGCTGCTCATGCCCAGACCCGCCAAGTAAGCGGCACTGTACTCAGTGCCGGCGACCGGAGCCCCCTGCCGGGCGTATCCGTGGTTATCAAAGGCACTACCACCGGCACCTCCACCGATGGGGACGGTAAGTTCACGCTGCCCGTGCCCGCCGACAGCAACCCCACGCTAGTGATGTCCTTCGTGGGCTTTGAGCCCATGGAAGTAAAGGTTGGCAGCGACGGCACCCTGCCGGCGGTGCAGCTCAAGGAGAAGTCCACAAACCTGAACGAGGTGGTCGTAGTCGGCTACGGCTCCCAGCGCAAGCGCGACATTACGGGCTCCGTGGCGTCCATTTCGGCCGAGCAGGTAGCGGAAACTCCTATTGCCCGCGCCGACCAAATTCTGCAGGGCCGCGTGAGCGGGGTGCAGGTGACGCAAACCAACTCCGAGCCGGGCGGCAACGTGTCCATCCGCATTCGGGGCACTAACTCCATCAATACCGGCAACGAGCCCCTATTTGTGGTCGATGGGTTCCCCGGTGCCGGCGACCTGAACTCCATCAACCCCTCCGATATTGAGTCTATTGAGGTGCTGAAGGATGCCTCCGCGACTGCCATCTACGGCTCGCGGGGCGCCAACGGCGTCGTGCTTATTACCACCAAAAAGGGCAAAGTCGGCAAGGGCACCGTCAACTTTGAGGCGTACACGGGCGTGCAGATCGTGCGCCATAAGTATGAGCTGATGAACGCCAAGGAGTTTGCCACCTACCTCAACGACGTGAACTCAGGCTCCACAACGCTGCCCCAGCCCTACACCCAGGAGCAGATTGACGAGCTGGGCGAAGGCACCGACTGGCAGTCGGAGATTCTGCGTCGGGCCCGCATGAGCAACTACCAGCTGGGCTTTAACGGGGGTACCGAGGAAACCCGCTACAACCTGAGCTTCAACTACTTTGACCAGGAAGGCATCATCCTCAACTCCGGCTTCCAGCGCGGCACGGTCCGCCTGAACCTGGATAAGAAGATCAGCTCCAAGCTGAACTTCAACTTCTCCAGCCAGCTAGCCGGCACCTTCGAGAAGCGGGCCTTCGTGAACTCCCAGGGCGGCAGCTTCGGGGGAGCCCTGCTCGATGCCCTGCGCTTCAGCCCCATCAACCCGGTGCGCGATGCCAATGGGGAGTATACCTATTCCAATACGCCCCTACCCTACGTGGAGGACGTAGGCAACCCGGTGGCTTTTGCCATGAAGACCAAGGACCAGCGCACCGTTGCCCGGGGCCTCGTCAACGTGGCCGCCAACTACGAGCTGATGCCCGGCCTGACCCTGCGCATCAGCGGGGGCCTCGACTACAACAACCAGCAAACCAACGTGTATCGGCCCTCCGACGTGTTTCTGGGCCGCCTGACCGGGGGCTCCGCCAACCGTGCGCAAACCAACCGCTACAGCTGGCTAAACGAAAACACGCTGACCTACGACAAAAAGATAGACGAAAACAACGCCCTGAACGCAGTAGTCGGCCTCAGTGAGCAGCAGTTCTACGGCAACGACTTCAGCTCCGCCGCCAACAACTTCTTTACCAATACACTGGGCTCCGACAACCTGGCCCTAGGCGCGAATATTCAAACGCCCAACTCCGGCCGGTACACCAACACGCTGGCTTCCTACTTCGGCCGCGTGAACTACCGCCTATTTGAGAAGTACCTGTTCACCGTCACGATGCGGGCCGACGGCTCCTCGCGCTTCGGCCGCAACAACAAGTGGGGCTACTTCCCTTCGGCTGCTTTTGCCTACCGCCTCATCGATGAGAAGTTCATGAGCGGCTTCACCTTCCTGAGCGACCTGAAGCTGCGCCTGGGCTACGGCATCACGGGCAACCAGGAAATTAACAACTACCAGTCCCTGGCCCGCTACGACGTGGGCTCCTACGCTGCGGGATCTACCCGCCTCGTAGGCCTGGTGCCGGCCAACATCCTCAACCCGGATTTGCGGTGGGAGTCGACGGCGGCCTCCAACGTCGGCATTGACGTGGCCTTCCTGGAAAACCGCATTTCCGTTACGGCCGACGCCTATTACAAGAAAACCACCGACCTGCTGCTGCGCGTAGCCACGCCCCGCACCACGGGCTACGGCGACATCCTGCTCAACGCCGGCAGCGTGGAAAACAAGGGCTTCGAGTTTGCCCTGAACACCACCAACTTCGACAACAAGAAGTTCTCCTGGAAAACCAACCTGAACTTCTCGCTTAACCGCAACAAGGTCCTCGACCTCTACAGCGTTAGTGAGCTGCCCGTAGGCCAGTCCAGCTCCAGCTTGTTCGTGGGCGCGGGCCTGGGCAACACCAGCATCCTGCGCGAGGGCGAGCCCATCGGCTCGTTTTACGGCTACCAGTTCGGGGGCATCTGGCAGACCCAGGAGGAAATCACGGCCAGCGGCACCAAAACCGCGGTGCGCCCCGGCGACCCGCGCTACATCGACCAGAACGGCGACGGCCAGATTACAGCCGCCGACCGCGTCATCATCGGCCGGGCTCAGCCTAAGTTTATCTATGGCCTCACCAACGGCTTCACCTACGGCGGCTTTAACCTGAGCGTGTTTATCCAGGGCGTGCAGGGCTCCGACGTGCTCAACCTGAACCGCTACGAGCTGGAGTCGGGCATCACGACCACCAACAAGCTCAAGACCGTGGTAGACCGCTGGACGCCTACAAACCCCAGCAACACCATTCCGCGGGCGGGCAGTACCATCCGCCGCTCCACCGGCATTGTGAGCGACGTGATTGAGGATGGCTCCTTCGTGCGCCTCAAGACCGTTACGCTTGGCTATTCCCTGCCCAAGTTCAGCACGGTCGTCAAGTCGGCCAGCGTGTACGTGACGGCCCAGAACCTGGTGACGCTCACCAAATACACCGGCTACGACCCCGAGGTAAACTCTTTCGGGCGCGACAACCTGAGCCTGAACACCGACTACAACGCCTTCCCCAGCACCCGCACGTTCATTGCCGGCGTCCGGATTGGCTTCTAA
- a CDS encoding LacI family DNA-binding transcriptional regulator → MKPVNLKKLAEELNLSVATVSRALNDRYDISQLTKDRVRELATRLHYEPNPYASSLRRQKSKTIGVVIPEIANHFFSLAINGIEEVARDNNYHVLIYLTHEDYQRELSSMRLLAGGRVDGVLLSVASSSQDFAHLDMLRERGIPMVFFDRVYEDMATARVTTDDYDSSYRATRHLLEEGCRTIAYLTISHHLSIGKRRLQGYIDALRDSGLAYDESLVLPGQLDKTHDIAIIKELLESRPAIDGIFASVESLAMSSYEACRLLGRTIPQDIKILGFSNLEIASLLSPPLTTITQPAYAIGKEAAKILFQAVIKNKPISSNQSLEIKSELIVRGSTRLQA, encoded by the coding sequence ATGAAACCCGTCAACCTGAAAAAACTCGCCGAGGAGCTCAACCTCTCCGTGGCTACGGTATCACGAGCGCTCAACGACCGGTACGATATATCACAACTCACCAAGGACCGGGTGCGGGAACTGGCTACGCGGCTACATTATGAGCCCAACCCCTACGCCAGCAGCCTACGGCGGCAGAAAAGTAAAACCATTGGGGTCGTTATACCCGAAATAGCCAACCATTTCTTTTCGCTGGCTATCAATGGGATAGAAGAGGTGGCCCGCGACAACAACTACCACGTTCTGATTTATTTAACTCACGAAGACTACCAGCGGGAGCTGTCGAGCATGCGCCTGCTGGCCGGGGGCCGCGTAGATGGGGTGCTGCTTTCCGTGGCGAGCAGCAGCCAGGATTTTGCCCACCTGGACATGCTGCGTGAGCGGGGCATCCCCATGGTGTTCTTCGACCGGGTATACGAAGATATGGCCACGGCCCGCGTGACTACGGACGACTATGACAGCAGCTACCGGGCCACCCGCCACCTGTTGGAAGAAGGGTGCCGCACCATTGCCTATTTAACTATCTCGCACCACCTCTCTATCGGAAAGCGGCGCCTGCAGGGGTACATTGATGCCCTGCGCGATAGTGGCCTAGCCTACGATGAAAGCCTGGTGCTTCCCGGCCAGCTTGACAAGACGCATGACATAGCCATAATCAAAGAGCTGCTGGAGTCTAGGCCAGCTATCGATGGCATCTTTGCTTCCGTCGAGAGCCTGGCCATGAGCAGCTACGAGGCCTGCCGCCTGCTGGGGCGAACCATACCGCAGGACATCAAGATTCTGGGATTTTCTAACCTGGAAATAGCTTCTTTGCTCTCCCCTCCCCTTACCACTATCACGCAGCCAGCCTACGCCATTGGCAAGGAAGCCGCTAAAATTCTGTTTCAGGCTGTCATTAAAAACAAGCCCATTTCCTCCAACCAAAGCCTGGAAATAAAGTCCGAGCTGATTGTGCGGGGCTCCACCCGCCTCCAGGCCTGA
- the map gene encoding type I methionyl aminopeptidase: MSITSQADLTGLQLISQAVGTTLRHMREYAQPGMTTKQVDDYGGRMLAALGAKSAPRLTYGFPGWTCISVNNEVAHGIPSSRRVLQEGDLVNIDVSAELGGYWADNGGSFVLGEDIHQHQPLVDASRQILRTALSRIRGGVRIADIGGLIEAEARKAGFRVIKNLVGHGVGRSLHEEPTEIPCYYDRYNRKRFQKNSVVAVETFISTRASLAHQLSDGWTLATKDGSFVAQHEHTIVITDGEPLILTEENRIWE; this comes from the coding sequence ATGTCCATCACTTCTCAAGCAGACTTAACCGGCCTTCAGCTTATCAGCCAGGCCGTAGGCACCACCCTCAGACACATGCGCGAGTATGCCCAGCCGGGGATGACGACCAAGCAGGTAGACGACTACGGCGGCCGGATGCTGGCCGCCCTCGGGGCTAAGTCGGCCCCGCGGCTTACCTATGGCTTTCCCGGCTGGACGTGCATCAGCGTCAACAACGAAGTGGCGCACGGCATCCCATCGTCGCGCAGGGTGCTGCAGGAAGGCGACCTGGTCAACATCGACGTATCGGCGGAGCTGGGCGGCTACTGGGCCGACAACGGGGGCTCCTTCGTGCTTGGGGAAGATATTCACCAGCACCAGCCCCTGGTCGATGCTTCCCGGCAGATCCTGCGCACGGCCCTCAGCCGCATTCGCGGGGGTGTCCGCATTGCCGATATCGGCGGTCTGATTGAAGCCGAGGCGCGCAAGGCCGGTTTTCGGGTGATTAAAAACTTGGTTGGGCACGGAGTTGGTCGCAGCCTGCACGAAGAGCCTACGGAAATACCCTGCTATTACGACCGCTACAACCGGAAACGCTTCCAGAAGAACTCCGTGGTGGCAGTGGAGACGTTTATATCCACCCGCGCCTCGCTGGCCCATCAACTCAGCGACGGGTGGACGCTGGCCACCAAAGACGGCAGCTTCGTGGCCCAGCATGAACATACCATCGTGATTACGGATGGGGAGCCCCTTATCCTAACGGAGGAAAACCGGATCTGGGAGTAA
- a CDS encoding DUF4202 domain-containing protein: MSVCLTRVAPEAPEAVHLAARCQHIRRWAIPRHTFPLDRAGYHQWRNSLKKFHAQAAGELLVEAGYKRDLVDRVQALLQKQELARDADAQLLEDVVCLVFLEHCFLDFAQQHPEEKVVDIVRKPWRNMTSQGQQLALQLPLPAAAQVLIGKALA; this comes from the coding sequence ATGAGCGTCTGCCTGACCCGGGTGGCGCCGGAGGCCCCCGAGGCCGTGCACCTGGCGGCCCGCTGCCAGCATATCCGCCGGTGGGCCATTCCGCGCCACACCTTTCCCCTCGACCGGGCGGGGTACCACCAGTGGCGCAACAGCCTAAAGAAATTCCACGCCCAGGCAGCTGGGGAGCTTCTCGTCGAAGCCGGCTATAAGCGGGATCTTGTTGATCGGGTGCAGGCCCTGCTGCAAAAGCAGGAGCTGGCGCGGGATGCCGACGCGCAGCTGCTGGAGGATGTTGTGTGCCTGGTTTTTCTGGAGCACTGCTTCCTGGACTTCGCCCAGCAGCACCCCGAAGAAAAAGTGGTAGACATTGTGCGCAAACCCTGGCGTAACATGACTTCCCAAGGGCAGCAGCTGGCCTTGCAATTACCATTGCCTGCAGCAGCGCAGGTATTAATTGGCAAAGCCTTGGCCTAG
- a CDS encoding replication initiation protein, with amino-acid sequence MMPAPVPAPQYPRAYQANALVRAPLKLTHVEARIFALALGCIHQDQTELPGISIHLSRVMTQKKGGSVYETIRDACKSLMSKVVSIETQSGNKKRFTAYSIISYIDLNEGTGFLTGNFAPEIKPFLLQLAEQYTHVEIETLLTLKSAHAHRLYWLLKSWDDVGVWEVDFDSLRKQVLGDDNDVTYTLFYDFKRYVLEPALRELHSLGWIVAYEPIKEGKKVQAVRFTIPQALAKLPEQAGGRAPAPRSTSRSKPPEKQMTLSLDSELPTLHQRIVTRLQKLKMTATQIQHVLDFLGDDEAKIAKLMKASHPLLRDFEAGNKVFDNLGGATINLLKTEFPGLYPILK; translated from the coding sequence ATGATGCCAGCTCCCGTACCCGCTCCCCAGTATCCCCGGGCCTACCAGGCCAATGCTTTGGTGCGGGCGCCGTTGAAGCTCACCCACGTGGAAGCGCGCATTTTTGCGCTGGCGCTGGGCTGCATTCACCAGGACCAGACGGAGCTGCCCGGCATTTCCATTCACCTAAGTCGGGTGATGACCCAGAAAAAGGGGGGCAGCGTGTATGAGACCATCCGCGACGCCTGCAAGAGCCTCATGTCCAAGGTGGTCAGCATTGAAACCCAGAGCGGCAACAAGAAGCGCTTTACGGCCTACTCTATCATCAGCTACATTGATTTGAACGAGGGCACCGGGTTTCTCACCGGCAACTTCGCTCCCGAGATCAAGCCCTTTCTGCTGCAGCTGGCTGAGCAGTACACCCACGTGGAGATTGAAACGCTGCTGACCCTTAAATCGGCCCACGCCCACCGGCTGTACTGGCTGCTGAAATCCTGGGATGATGTGGGCGTCTGGGAGGTGGACTTCGATTCGCTGCGCAAGCAGGTGCTGGGCGACGACAATGACGTGACCTACACGCTGTTTTATGATTTCAAGCGCTACGTGCTCGAGCCCGCCCTCCGGGAGCTGCACTCCCTGGGCTGGATAGTGGCCTACGAGCCCATAAAGGAAGGCAAGAAAGTGCAGGCCGTGCGGTTTACCATTCCCCAGGCCCTGGCCAAGCTGCCGGAGCAGGCGGGGGGCCGGGCACCCGCCCCGCGCTCCACGAGCCGCAGCAAGCCCCCGGAAAAGCAGATGACCCTATCGCTGGATTCCGAGCTGCCCACCCTGCACCAGCGCATTGTCACGCGCCTGCAGAAGCTCAAGATGACGGCCACCCAGATTCAGCACGTGCTGGACTTTCTTGGCGACGATGAAGCCAAGATTGCCAAGCTTATGAAAGCCAGCCACCCCCTGCTGCGCGACTTTGAGGCCGGCAACAAGGTGTTTGACAACCTGGGGGGCGCCACCATCAACCTGCTCAAAACGGAGTTTCCGGGCCTGTACCCCATCCTCAAGTAG